A section of the Pseudomonas fluorescens genome encodes:
- a CDS encoding lipoprotein-releasing ABC transporter permease subunit: MFRPLFVFIGTRYTRAKRRNHFVSFISLTSMIGLALGVVVMIVVLSVMNGFDHEMRTRVLGMVPHATIESGEPLSDWQGLADKVKQNPKVLAVAPFTQMQGLLTNDGKVQKVLLNAIDPTQERKVSIIDQFMQQGKLDDLAPGSFGIVIGDRAAAKLGVAIGDKLTFVAPEVTVTPAGMFPRMKRFTVVGIFHVGAGEIDGFLGLTNLTDLARLHRWKPDQVQGLRLKFNDLFEAPRGAWEIAQQLGESQYYARDWTRTHGNLYQAIRMEKAMIGLLLLLIVAVAAFNIISTLVMVVNDKKGDIAILRTLGATPGQIMAIFMVQGTVIGVVGTLIGTVVGIFAALNVSAAIAGVETLIGHKFLNADVYFIDYLPSQVQSQDVLMVGGAALVLSFLATLYPAWRAARTQPAQALRYE, encoded by the coding sequence ATGTTCAGACCTCTCTTCGTATTTATCGGCACGCGTTATACCCGTGCAAAGCGTCGCAATCATTTTGTGTCGTTCATTTCCTTGACCTCCATGATCGGACTCGCCCTGGGCGTCGTCGTGATGATCGTGGTGCTATCGGTGATGAATGGCTTCGATCATGAGATGCGTACCCGCGTGCTGGGCATGGTGCCCCACGCGACCATCGAGTCCGGTGAGCCCCTGAGCGACTGGCAAGGCCTGGCCGACAAGGTCAAGCAGAACCCCAAGGTGCTTGCCGTTGCGCCATTTACCCAGATGCAGGGCCTGCTGACCAATGATGGCAAGGTGCAGAAAGTCCTGCTCAATGCCATCGACCCGACGCAGGAGCGCAAGGTCTCGATCATTGACCAGTTCATGCAGCAGGGCAAACTCGACGACCTGGCGCCTGGCAGCTTTGGCATCGTCATTGGCGACCGGGCGGCGGCCAAGCTGGGCGTGGCCATCGGCGACAAGCTGACCTTTGTCGCCCCTGAAGTCACGGTGACCCCGGCCGGCATGTTCCCGCGCATGAAGCGGTTTACCGTGGTCGGGATCTTTCATGTTGGCGCCGGTGAGATCGACGGCTTCCTCGGCCTGACCAACCTCACTGACCTGGCCCGCCTGCATCGCTGGAAGCCGGACCAGGTGCAGGGCCTGCGCCTGAAGTTCAACGACTTGTTTGAAGCGCCGCGCGGCGCCTGGGAAATCGCCCAGCAGTTGGGTGAAAGCCAGTACTACGCCCGCGACTGGACCCGTACCCACGGCAACCTGTACCAGGCGATCCGCATGGAAAAGGCCATGATCGGCCTGTTGCTGCTGCTGATTGTGGCGGTGGCAGCCTTTAACATCATCTCCACCCTGGTGATGGTGGTGAACGACAAGAAAGGCGACATCGCCATCTTGCGCACCCTCGGCGCCACGCCTGGGCAGATCATGGCGATCTTCATGGTCCAGGGCACGGTGATTGGCGTGGTTGGCACCTTGATCGGAACCGTCGTGGGGATTTTCGCCGCGCTGAATGTCAGTGCCGCCATCGCCGGGGTCGAAACCCTGATTGGCCACAAGTTTCTCAACGCCGATGTCTACTTCATCGACTATTTGCCATCCCAGGTGCAGAGCCAGGATGTGCTGATGGTTGGCGGCGCCGCGTTGGTCCTGAGTTTCCTTGCCACCCTGTATCCAGCCTGGCGCGCGGCACGTACCCAGCCGGCGCAGGCTTTACGTTATGAGTGA
- a CDS encoding PilZ domain-containing protein: protein MTTLDEEDRREYYRIDDMIALQIKSLSAPQAASKEVLLDDSPLFNLLSELHLSEFESQHLLRQLGERDRTLAAFLKVQNKRMDLLSQVMAQSLLGEIGAPQPVIISEGGIDFQHPTALAPGSHLAVKLVLMPQALGLLLRAKVTHCDPKGDGFDVGTEFESMTDAQRQLLARYILQKQAQERRLAREQSDGQDT from the coding sequence ATGACGACATTAGATGAAGAAGATCGCCGCGAATACTACCGTATCGACGACATGATCGCACTCCAAATCAAAAGCCTGTCTGCCCCCCAAGCAGCGAGCAAGGAAGTGTTGCTGGATGATTCCCCACTGTTCAATCTGCTCAGTGAACTGCACCTGAGCGAATTCGAGTCCCAACACCTGCTGCGCCAGCTCGGCGAACGCGACCGCACCCTCGCCGCCTTCCTCAAGGTGCAGAACAAACGCATGGATCTGCTCAGCCAAGTCATGGCGCAAAGCCTGCTGGGCGAGATCGGTGCGCCACAGCCCGTGATCATTTCCGAAGGCGGCATCGACTTCCAGCATCCCACGGCGCTCGCGCCCGGCAGCCACCTGGCGGTCAAGCTGGTGCTGATGCCCCAGGCGCTGGGCCTGTTGCTGCGGGCCAAGGTCACCCATTGCGATCCGAAGGGCGACGGTTTTGATGTCGGCACCGAATTCGAATCCATGACCGACGCCCAGCGCCAACTGCTGGCTCGCTATATTTTGCAAAAACAGGCCCAGGAACGGCGCCTGGCTCGGGAACAAAGCGACGGCCAAGACACCTGA
- a CDS encoding glycerophosphodiester phosphodiesterase yields MTLIYGHRGAKGEAPENTLTSFQQCLKHGVRRCELDLHLSMDGELMVIHDPTLKRTADRRGKVVEYAAADLVKMDARKGGPGWVTPCPIPRLEELFEKCDFDHWQLEVKSASRTRAATTVLAIREMAQRFGLLDKVTVTSSSREVLKAALELTPDLSRGLVAEYAWLDPLKVAQNYGCEILALNWTLCTPERLAKAQRQGLHVSVWTVNEPALMRRLADFGVDSLITDFPGLATATLGNY; encoded by the coding sequence GTGACCCTGATTTATGGCCACCGCGGCGCTAAAGGCGAAGCACCGGAAAACACCCTGACCAGCTTCCAGCAATGCCTCAAACATGGCGTACGCCGTTGCGAACTGGACCTGCACCTGTCCATGGACGGCGAGCTGATGGTGATCCACGATCCAACGTTAAAGCGTACCGCCGACCGGCGTGGCAAGGTGGTGGAATACGCCGCCGCCGACCTGGTGAAGATGGACGCGCGCAAAGGCGGCCCGGGCTGGGTCACCCCCTGCCCGATCCCGCGCCTGGAAGAGTTGTTCGAAAAGTGCGACTTCGACCACTGGCAACTGGAAGTCAAAAGCGCTTCGCGCACCCGCGCCGCGACCACCGTGCTGGCAATCCGGGAAATGGCCCAGCGTTTTGGCCTATTGGACAAGGTCACCGTGACCTCAAGCTCGCGGGAAGTGCTGAAGGCCGCCCTGGAGCTGACGCCGGACCTGTCCCGTGGACTGGTGGCCGAATACGCCTGGCTCGACCCGCTGAAGGTCGCGCAGAACTATGGTTGTGAGATTCTGGCGCTGAACTGGACGCTGTGTACCCCTGAACGCCTGGCCAAGGCCCAGCGCCAGGGGTTGCATGTATCCGTATGGACAGTCAACGAACCGGCGCTGATGCGCAGGCTCGCCGACTTCGGCGTAGATAGCCTGATTACAGACTTTCCCGGTTTGGCCACTGCCACTCTCGGGAATTACTGA
- the sthA gene encoding Si-specific NAD(P)(+) transhydrogenase, translated as MAVYNYDVVVLGSGPAGEGAAMNAAKAGRKVAMVDSRRQVGGNCTHLGTIPSKALRHSVRQIMQFNTNPMFRAIGEPRWFSFPDVLKSAEKVISKQVASRTGYYARNRVDLFFGTGSFADEQTVEVVCANGVVEKLVAKHIIIATGSRPYRPADIDFHHPRIYDSDTILSLGHTPRKLIIYGAGVIGCEYASIFSGLGVLVELVDNRDQLLSFLDSEISQALSYHFSNNNITVRHNEEYDRVEGLDNGVILHLKSGKKIKADALLWCNGRTGNTDKLGMENIGVKVNSRGQIEVDENYRTCVTNIYGAGDVIGWPSLASAAHDQGRSAAGSIVDNGSWRYVNDVPTGIYTIPEISSIGKNEHELTKAKVPYEVGKAFFKSMARAQIAGEPQGMLKILFHRETLEVLGVHCFGYQASEIVHIGQAIMNQPGEQNTLKYFVNTTFNYPTMAEAYRVAAYDGLNRLF; from the coding sequence ATGGCTGTCTACAACTACGACGTGGTGGTACTGGGTTCCGGCCCAGCTGGAGAAGGTGCGGCGATGAATGCCGCCAAAGCAGGACGCAAGGTGGCGATGGTCGACAGCCGTCGTCAGGTCGGCGGTAACTGCACGCACCTGGGCACCATCCCGTCCAAGGCCTTGCGTCACTCGGTGCGCCAGATCATGCAGTTCAATACCAACCCGATGTTCCGGGCCATTGGTGAGCCGCGCTGGTTCTCGTTCCCGGATGTACTGAAAAGCGCCGAAAAGGTTATTTCCAAGCAAGTCGCCTCGCGTACCGGCTACTACGCCCGTAACCGCGTCGACCTGTTCTTCGGCACCGGCAGCTTCGCCGACGAGCAAACCGTCGAAGTGGTCTGTGCCAACGGCGTGGTCGAGAAACTGGTGGCCAAGCACATCATCATCGCCACGGGCTCGCGCCCTTACCGCCCGGCCGATATCGATTTCCACCACCCACGTATCTACGATAGCGACACCATCCTCAGCCTGGGCCACACCCCGCGCAAACTGATCATCTACGGCGCCGGGGTGATCGGTTGTGAATACGCCTCGATCTTCAGCGGCCTGGGTGTACTGGTGGAACTGGTGGACAACCGCGACCAGTTGCTCAGTTTCCTCGACTCGGAAATCTCCCAGGCGTTGAGTTACCACTTCAGCAACAACAACATCACCGTGCGCCACAATGAGGAATACGATCGCGTTGAAGGCCTGGACAACGGGGTGATCCTGCACCTCAAGTCCGGCAAGAAGATCAAGGCCGATGCCTTGCTCTGGTGCAACGGTCGTACCGGTAACACCGACAAGCTGGGCATGGAAAACATCGGGGTCAAGGTCAACAGCCGTGGCCAGATCGAGGTGGATGAGAACTACCGCACCTGCGTCACCAATATCTATGGTGCTGGCGATGTGATCGGCTGGCCAAGCCTGGCCAGTGCCGCCCACGACCAGGGCCGTTCAGCCGCTGGCAGCATTGTCGACAATGGCAGCTGGCGCTACGTCAACGATGTGCCGACCGGGATCTACACCATTCCCGAGATCAGTTCCATCGGCAAGAACGAACATGAGCTGACCAAGGCCAAGGTGCCTTACGAAGTGGGCAAGGCCTTCTTCAAGAGCATGGCGCGTGCGCAGATCGCCGGCGAGCCCCAAGGCATGCTGAAGATCCTGTTCCATCGCGAGACCCTGGAAGTGCTTGGCGTGCATTGTTTCGGCTACCAGGCCTCGGAGATCGTGCACATTGGCCAGGCGATCATGAACCAGCCGGGTGAACAAAATACCTTGAAGTATTTCGTCAACACCACGTTCAACTACCCGACCATGGCTGAAGCCTATCGGGTAGCGGCCTACGACGGCCTCAACCGGCTTTTTTGA
- a CDS encoding FAD:protein FMN transferase, translating to MGDWRYGALGSVLAILAGCGNGESLEAFDGSTMGSTYSIKYVRSPGTPVAGLVQPEVERILAEVDRQMSTYRSDSDIERFNDLPANVCRPMPEPILHLVRIGEQLSQASGGAFDLTVEPLLNLWGFGPQARQVKVPDPMALAQARQRVGYQHLRIDGNQLCKDAAVQVDFNSIAAGYTVDRIAERLEQVGIQGYLVEVTGELKASGRKPDGTPWRVALEEPRDDQQVAERIIAVDGFGVSTSGDYRNYFQQDGRRYSHTLDARTGAPITHHLASVTVLDASALMADGLSTLLLVLGPEEGWDYAEKQGIAAFFVMREGDAFVTRSNKVFEQLTAIKP from the coding sequence ATGGGCGATTGGCGATATGGAGCGCTGGGGAGTGTGCTGGCGATCCTGGCGGGCTGTGGCAACGGTGAGTCCCTGGAAGCTTTTGACGGCTCGACCATGGGCAGTACCTATTCGATCAAGTACGTGCGCAGCCCCGGTACGCCGGTGGCCGGGCTTGTCCAGCCAGAGGTCGAGCGTATCCTTGCCGAAGTCGACCGGCAGATGTCGACCTATCGCAGCGATTCCGACATCGAGCGATTCAACGACCTGCCGGCCAACGTTTGCCGGCCGATGCCCGAGCCGATCCTACACTTGGTACGCATTGGCGAACAGCTGTCCCAGGCCAGTGGCGGGGCGTTTGACCTGACGGTCGAGCCCCTGCTGAACCTGTGGGGCTTTGGCCCCCAGGCGCGGCAGGTAAAGGTCCCGGACCCGATGGCGTTGGCCCAGGCGCGCCAGCGCGTTGGCTATCAGCACTTGCGTATCGACGGCAACCAACTGTGCAAGGATGCGGCGGTGCAAGTGGACTTCAATAGTATTGCCGCCGGCTACACGGTAGACCGGATTGCCGAGCGCCTTGAGCAGGTGGGCATTCAGGGGTACCTGGTCGAAGTGACCGGTGAGCTCAAGGCCTCCGGGCGCAAACCCGACGGTACGCCTTGGCGCGTGGCCCTGGAGGAGCCCCGTGATGACCAGCAGGTAGCCGAGCGGATTATCGCGGTGGACGGCTTTGGCGTGTCTACTTCAGGTGACTATCGCAATTATTTCCAGCAGGATGGTCGCCGCTATTCCCACACCCTTGATGCCCGGACGGGGGCACCGATCACCCATCACCTGGCGTCGGTCACGGTGCTGGACGCTTCGGCGCTGATGGCTGACGGCTTGTCGACCTTGCTGTTGGTGCTGGGGCCTGAAGAAGGCTGGGACTATGCAGAAAAACAGGGTATCGCGGCTTTTTTTGTGATGCGTGAGGGGGATGCTTTCGTCACACGCAGCAATAAAGTGTTCGAGCAACTGACGGCGATCAAGCCGTAA
- a CDS encoding MFS transporter, which produces MSSTTGKGKAIFRVVSGNFLEMFDFMVYGFYATAIAKTFFPADSAFASLMLSLATFGAGFLMRPLGAIFLGAYIDRHGRKKGLVITLAMMAAGTVLIACVPGYATLGVAAPLIVLFGRLLQGFSAGVELGGVSVYLAEIATPGRKGFFVSWQSASQQAAVVFAGLLGVGLNHWLSPEEMGEWGWRVPFLIGCLIVPVIFVIRRSLEETPEFQARKHRPTLQEIIRSIGQNFGIVLAGMALVVMTTVSFYLITAYTPTFGKAELHLSDLDALLVTVCIGLSNFFWLPVMGAVSDKIGRKPLLLGATILAILTAYPALSWLVANPSFSHLLIVELWLSFLYGSYNGAMVVALTEIMPVEVRTTGFSLAYSLATATFGGFTPAACTYLIHVLDNKAAPGIWLSGAAVLGLIATLVLFKGNRHELRTAQASVVSGA; this is translated from the coding sequence ATGTCCAGCACCACGGGCAAAGGCAAGGCGATCTTTCGCGTTGTCAGCGGCAACTTCCTCGAAATGTTCGACTTCATGGTCTATGGCTTCTACGCCACCGCCATCGCCAAGACCTTCTTCCCTGCCGACAGTGCCTTTGCGTCCCTGATGCTGTCCCTGGCGACCTTCGGTGCCGGGTTCCTGATGCGTCCGCTGGGGGCGATTTTCCTTGGCGCCTACATCGACCGCCACGGCCGTAAAAAAGGCCTGGTGATCACCCTGGCGATGATGGCCGCCGGTACGGTACTGATCGCCTGCGTGCCCGGCTACGCCACCCTCGGGGTGGCTGCCCCGTTGATTGTCCTGTTTGGCCGCTTGCTGCAAGGCTTTTCTGCGGGTGTCGAGCTGGGCGGGGTTTCGGTGTACCTGGCAGAAATCGCTACCCCCGGGCGCAAGGGCTTTTTCGTCAGCTGGCAGTCCGCCAGCCAACAAGCCGCCGTGGTATTCGCCGGCCTGCTGGGCGTTGGCCTGAACCACTGGCTGAGCCCCGAGGAAATGGGTGAGTGGGGGTGGCGCGTGCCGTTCCTGATCGGCTGCCTGATCGTGCCGGTGATCTTCGTGATTCGCCGCTCCCTGGAGGAAACCCCGGAATTCCAGGCGCGTAAACACCGCCCTACCCTGCAGGAAATCATCCGCTCCATAGGCCAGAATTTCGGCATCGTCCTGGCGGGCATGGCGCTGGTGGTGATGACCACCGTATCGTTCTACCTGATCACCGCTTACACACCAACCTTCGGCAAGGCCGAGCTGCACCTGTCGGACCTGGACGCGCTGCTGGTCACTGTGTGCATCGGCTTGTCGAACTTCTTCTGGCTGCCGGTGATGGGCGCTGTGTCGGACAAGATTGGCCGTAAACCCCTGCTGCTGGGGGCGACGATTCTGGCCATCCTGACGGCGTATCCGGCCCTGTCGTGGCTGGTGGCCAATCCGAGCTTCAGCCATCTGCTGATTGTTGAGCTATGGCTGTCATTCCTGTATGGCTCGTACAACGGCGCCATGGTGGTAGCCCTGACCGAGATCATGCCCGTGGAGGTCCGCACCACCGGCTTCTCCCTGGCCTACAGCCTGGCGACCGCAACCTTTGGTGGCTTTACCCCGGCTGCCTGCACCTACCTGATTCATGTGCTGGACAACAAGGCCGCACCGGGGATCTGGCTCAGCGGGGCGGCGGTGCTGGGGTTGATTGCGACCCTGGTGCTGTTCAAGGGTAACCGGCATGAATTGCGTACTGCCCAGGCCTCGGTGGTAAGCGGCGCCTGA
- a CDS encoding glyceraldehyde-3-phosphate dehydrogenase, with protein sequence MWKVPVTQKPDQCLGEWIDREALAEAMIPLIGQLYRNNNVVSSIYGRSLINQSVIAILKAHRFARHRSADDSELSVHETFPLLKAMSELKLGAASVDLGKLAYKFRNEGNGRTAEQFVREEMAEVIGQQNAAARKGTDVVLYGFGRIGRLLARILIEKTGGGDGLRLRAIVVRKGAENDLTKRASLLRRDSVHGSFNGTITIDEENNTITANGNLIQVIYAKSPTEVDYTQYGIQNALLVDNTGVWRDADGLGQHLACPGIDRVVLTAPGKGKLKNIVHGINHNEITADDKIVSAASCTTNAIVPVLKAVNDKFGIINGHVETVHSYTNDQNLIDNFHKGDRRGRSAALNMVITETGAATAAAKALPELAGKLTGNAIRVPTPNVSMAILNLNLEKAATREEMNEYLRYMALHSDLHKQIDFVNSQEVVSTDFVGSRHAGVVDAEATITQDNRVVLYVWYDNEFGYSCQVVRVMEDMAGVNPPAFPR encoded by the coding sequence ATGTGGAAGGTTCCCGTGACTCAGAAGCCCGACCAGTGTCTTGGTGAATGGATCGACCGTGAAGCACTCGCTGAAGCGATGATTCCGCTTATCGGTCAGCTGTACCGCAATAACAATGTGGTGAGCTCGATCTATGGCCGCAGCCTGATCAACCAATCAGTCATCGCGATTCTCAAGGCTCATCGCTTTGCTCGCCATCGTTCTGCCGACGATAGCGAACTCTCCGTCCACGAAACATTCCCCCTGCTTAAAGCCATGAGCGAGCTCAAGCTCGGCGCAGCTTCGGTGGACCTGGGCAAGCTGGCCTACAAATTCCGCAACGAAGGCAATGGCCGTACTGCCGAGCAGTTCGTCCGTGAAGAAATGGCTGAAGTGATCGGCCAGCAAAACGCCGCGGCCCGCAAAGGCACCGACGTTGTGCTGTACGGCTTCGGTCGTATCGGCCGTCTGCTGGCGCGCATCCTCATCGAAAAAACCGGTGGTGGCGACGGCCTGCGCCTGCGAGCCATTGTCGTGCGCAAGGGCGCCGAGAATGACCTGACCAAGCGTGCCAGCCTCTTGCGCCGCGACTCGGTACACGGTTCGTTCAATGGCACCATCACCATCGACGAAGAAAACAACACCATCACCGCCAACGGTAACCTGATCCAGGTGATCTACGCGAAGAGCCCGACCGAGGTGGATTACACCCAGTACGGCATCCAGAACGCCTTGCTGGTGGACAACACCGGTGTATGGCGTGATGCCGATGGCCTGGGCCAGCACCTGGCCTGCCCGGGTATCGATCGCGTTGTGTTGACCGCGCCTGGCAAGGGCAAGCTGAAGAACATCGTTCACGGCATCAACCACAACGAAATCACCGCTGACGACAAGATCGTGTCTGCCGCTTCCTGCACCACCAACGCCATCGTGCCGGTGCTCAAGGCTGTGAATGACAAGTTCGGCATCATCAATGGTCACGTCGAAACCGTTCACTCGTACACCAACGACCAGAACCTGATCGACAACTTCCACAAGGGCGATCGCCGTGGCCGTAGCGCCGCGTTGAACATGGTGATCACCGAGACCGGTGCTGCCACCGCTGCCGCCAAGGCCCTGCCTGAGCTGGCCGGCAAGCTGACCGGTAACGCGATCCGCGTACCAACGCCGAACGTGTCGATGGCCATTCTCAACCTCAACCTTGAGAAAGCCGCCACCCGTGAAGAGATGAACGAGTACCTGCGCTACATGGCGCTGCATTCCGATCTGCATAAGCAAATCGACTTCGTCAATTCCCAGGAAGTGGTCTCCACCGACTTCGTTGGCTCGCGCCACGCCGGTGTGGTCGATGCAGAGGCGACTATCACCCAGGACAACCGCGTTGTGCTGTACGTTTGGTACGACAACGAATTCGGTTACAGCTGCCAGGTGGTGCGTGTGATGGAAGACATGGCTGGGGTCAACCCACCTGCGTTCCCGCGCTAA